The following nucleotide sequence is from Pleurodeles waltl isolate 20211129_DDA chromosome 8, aPleWal1.hap1.20221129, whole genome shotgun sequence.
AACCTCTCAGTGCTGGACATCttgtgcaccaccaccactgtgcctaAAATGCTAGCTAttttccttttcaataccaaggctaTTTCCTTCCACGGTTGCTTCATACAAATGTACTTCTTCCATGGTCTTGCAGTGACTGAGTCTTTTTTACTTGTAACAATGGCGTATGACCGCTATGTGGCTATTTGTATTCCATTACACTATACGACAAAAATGACAAAGATGGTCAATGTTCAGCTAGCAGCCAGTGCCTGGATCACTGCTTTGTTGATACCTCTACCTGCTGTTATCCAGACTTCACAATTGCACTTCTGCAgcccttacaaagtggtgcactgcttttgtgatcatttgtctgtcgttcaagctgcctGTTCTGATACCACCTCACAGGCTATCCTGGGATTTTCTATTGCAATGGTGGTTTCCACATTTCCACTGCTTCTGGTTTCCCTGTCCTACCTGAACATTATCATAGCCATCTTGAAGATCAACTCAAAAGAAGGCCGTCAGAAAGCATTTTCTACATGCACTTCCCACCTGATAGTTGTCATCACCTACTATACTTCCATCGGTGTGTCCTACATCTCCTACAAGACAGACATGGCAATtgactttcacatcatgggaaatgtaatatttgcaattttGACTCCAATGGTGAACCCAATGATTTACACACTGAGAAACAAGGAAATGAAGGATGCAATTGCTAAACTTTTACACATAAAGAGGGATCAAGAGGCCAGATGAAATGTGTGCTTACTTACATCTTTATTTAAGCCAAAACCTTGATTAATATGACATTGTTATATTTGTGTACTTTTTCACATGATGCACATTTGCATCAAATCATGACCAATTCAACCATGATTACCTCTTTCACTTGCTGGGTTTTTATCTTCTTTGGCCTTCAATAAGATCTTTCGCCACTACTACCCCCAGCTTGACCCATTACCCGCACAGCGATACCAAAAGCCTCTTTGAGATTCCTTGCATGTCCCTTACAATCCACTGTTAGGATGGAAGCAGCAGATTCCAGCATTTTACTCTGGGCAGATACATCGCATGATGGGGAGTGAGTAATGCCACTGTAGACTGCCTCCCCCCCTGGGCTCCGTACTGATGGTTGTTTGAGGAGCTGAGAGGTGGGGATGACTGCAAGTGTGACTGGTTCCAGAACTCTGAGCTCACAAAGTAAGGAAGACAGTACTCGGCTGGCGGATGGGGGCATGGAGCCCAGGGTGTGTGGGCAAAACAGACAATGGAGGCCTGATTGCTAGGGTGGAGGGTGGATCAGATCTCTTGAGCGTGGAGGGTCCAGGAGATAATCACCCTGGAGTGTATAGGCCCAGAAATAACAGACCTGGACTTTACTCAGGAGGGAGGGGATGTTTTACTCCTTCACTGACGAGTCAGAATCCACTGGCCTCAGATCCAGATTGAGTGAGAATGAAGCTAGTGTCTCTCTGTCTAGGGCTAGTGAAGGTAGTTTCTCCATGGTACCAGGGGCCACAGTCAAGTGCCAGAAGCAGCGGAAGAGGCAAGAGAAATCTGCTTCAACTTTTGGGAGGAGAGATAAAGACCCCCAAATGGCAGCTGCTCTTAAATGGTGAAGGGTTGCAGGCATGAGAGCTCATTTGTCCCCCAGGGTACCATTCACACAGGCACCAGGGATAAATCAGGGAAACCGACTTTAAAACGTATGTATGGCAACATTAAGGAACACAAACTAAAACAAGGGCTGAGGGCCCAATTAGCTACTAAACAACTCCAGGGTGGCGTGAAGAAGGTGTCCAAATCATGTGTCCAAATCATGCGCTGAGTTTGGG
It contains:
- the LOC138249475 gene encoding olfactory receptor 2AT4-like, whose product is MYFFLSNLSVLDILCTTTTVPKMLAIFLFNTKAISFHGCFIQMYFFHGLAVTESFLLVTMAYDRYVAICIPLHYTTKMTKMVNVQLAASAWITALLIPLPAVIQTSQLHFCSPYKVVHCFCDHLSVVQAACSDTTSQAILGFSIAMVVSTFPLLLVSLSYLNIIIAILKINSKEGRQKAFSTCTSHLIVVITYYTSIGVSYISYKTDMAIDFHIMGNVIFAILTPMVNPMIYTLRNKEMKDAIAKLLHIKRDQEAR